The DNA region CTGTTCCCAGATCGTGAGAGCCTTTCGCACAGGGTGCGGATACCGACGTCGATGTCCTCCTGCCGGCTCTCGACCAGTCCGTCGGTGAACAGGGCGAGCATGCCGTCCTCCGGCAGCTCGATGTCGGCGCTCTCGAAAGGCAGTCCTCCCAGACCCAGTGGTGGTCCGGCCGGGAGATCCACTACTTCGGCGTGTCCGTCGGCGGTGACCAGAACCGGAGGGACGTGGCCTGCCCGCGCCATGACGCAGTGCCGCGAGACCGGATCGTAGATTGCGTACAGACAGGTCACGCCCAGAGCCTGGTCCTCATACGCGTCGCCCGCCGACTCAGAGGTGCCTGTGCGCGCCACTTGGTCGTCCAGACGGGCGAGCAGTTCGTCGGGCGAGAGGTCGAGTGCCGCCAGGGCAGCCACGGTGGTGCGCACGCGGCCCATGGTGGCTGCCGCGCCCATGCCGTGTCCCGCCACGTCTCCGACCACCAGCCCGACACGGGCTCCCGAGAGCGGGATGACGTCGTACCAGTCCCCGCCGACGCCCACGGGTCCGGCGGCGGGCAGATAGCGGTGGGCGATTTCAAGCCCGGCCGGCCGGGGCAGGGTGCGGGGTAGCAGGTCTCGTTGAAGCATGAGGGCGGTCGCGTGTTCGCGTGTGTACCGACGGGCGTTGTCCACGCACACCGCGGTACGGGAGACGAGTTCCTCGGCGAGCGCGATCTCCTCGCTGTCGAAGGGGGCGTGCGGCTCGGATCGTACGAAGGTCGCCAGGCCCAGGACGGTGCCCCGGGCCTTCAGTGGTGCGACGAGCGCGCCGGTGGCCGGATCTGTCAGCGGTTCGGTGGCCGTCAGGCAGTGCAGGCGTGCGGCGTCCGAGGCGGCGGGCACGGTGCCGCTCGCCGCCGCGCGATGGGTGTGCTCCGCGACTCGGCGCAATATGGGCGGTGCGCTGCTGTCCCACCGCGGGGGGTCCTCGCCCCTCAGTACCGGTTCCAGGAGGTCAACGGTGGCTGTGTCCGCGAACTCGGGGACCACGAGTTCGGCCAGGTCGCCCGCCGTGCGCCGGATGTCGAGAGTTCTGCCGATGCTTCCGCTCGCCCGGCTCAGCAGAGCCAGGCGCTGTCGGGCCACGTAACGGTCGGTGATGTCTAGGCCGACCTCGCAGACTCCCATCGTTCGCTGGCCTTCCTCCTGAAGCCGGAAGTATGAGCAGGTCCAGACGTGCTCACGATGGGGCTCTAGGGGGGTGGGGCTTCGGAAGCGGACGTCGATCATCGGCTCACCGGTCCGCGCGACGTGTTCGACGATGCCCTCGATGTCGGTCGGCTGCCGCCCGTCCTCGCTGAGTACCTCGCCCTGCGGAAAGATGTCCTTCACGAGCCTGCCCGCGACCTCTCGCAGCGGCATGCCGAACTGCTTCTCGGTGGCCGTGTTGATCCACTGGACGCGGGCGGTGGTGTCGTAGAGGACCACGTAGAAGGGCAACTCGCGGTAGATCCCCACGAGCAGGGCTCGGTCAAGGGACCGTTGGTGCAGCACTTCCACGTCCGTCGCCGTGACCAGCCACGCCGCCCCGGCGGCGCCGTGGGACAGCGGGCTGAGGGCCAGGGCGACGTACACAGAACGGCCGTCGCGGTGGCGCACCGGCCGGATCCCAAGATCCTTTGCTCGTCCGTCGCCGGGCGAGCACAGGCCAACGCCCGTCTCGGTGTCCGCCAGGATCTCGTCGGCGGAT from Streptomyces sp. NBC_00258 includes:
- a CDS encoding ATP-binding SpoIIE family protein phosphatase, with amino-acid sequence MVNSATVVLDDGMRLIGWSREAEELFGHRPLDVLGRSADEILADTETGVGLCSPGDGRAKDLGIRPVRHRDGRSVYVALALSPLSHGAAGAAWLVTATDVEVLHQRSLDRALLVGIYRELPFYVVLYDTTARVQWINTATEKQFGMPLREVAGRLVKDIFPQGEVLSEDGRQPTDIEGIVEHVARTGEPMIDVRFRSPTPLEPHREHVWTCSYFRLQEEGQRTMGVCEVGLDITDRYVARQRLALLSRASGSIGRTLDIRRTAGDLAELVVPEFADTATVDLLEPVLRGEDPPRWDSSAPPILRRVAEHTHRAAASGTVPAASDAARLHCLTATEPLTDPATGALVAPLKARGTVLGLATFVRSEPHAPFDSEEIALAEELVSRTAVCVDNARRYTREHATALMLQRDLLPRTLPRPAGLEIAHRYLPAAGPVGVGGDWYDVIPLSGARVGLVVGDVAGHGMGAAATMGRVRTTVAALAALDLSPDELLARLDDQVARTGTSESAGDAYEDQALGVTCLYAIYDPVSRHCVMARAGHVPPVLVTADGHAEVVDLPAGPPLGLGGLPFESADIELPEDGMLALFTDGLVESRQEDIDVGIRTLCERLSRSGNSPLEETCDDVIHALLPQSPEDDAALLLARVHALAQNLVETWDFPADPGAVARARSLACTRLAAWGADEAASFIVELVVSELVTNAIKYGGSPVRLRLIRERGLIVEVSDGGHTSPHLRRAATEDEGGRGLFLVAQLTRRWGTRYTPTGKTIWTEVSPPPTELPSALSAEAF